One Gammaproteobacteria bacterium DNA window includes the following coding sequences:
- a CDS encoding DUF192 domain-containing protein, translating into MVLCLMVVCMAGCEPTVEPESRETVRLAIAKERLTLDLALDPASRGKGLGGRRFIDPHQGMLMVLPQPEVVAAFMRDSWVPIDVAFLDEDGQVLVTYTMPPEPPRRSGEGDAEYEARLPRYSSRFPVLFVLETAGGRLAELSGAPGHSLHLDWKALARRAR; encoded by the coding sequence TTGGTTCTCTGCCTCATGGTGGTGTGCATGGCCGGGTGCGAGCCCACGGTCGAGCCAGAATCGCGCGAGACGGTGCGGCTTGCGATCGCAAAGGAGAGGCTCACACTTGATCTCGCGCTCGATCCCGCGAGTCGCGGCAAGGGTCTAGGCGGTCGCAGGTTTATTGACCCTCATCAAGGAATGCTGATGGTGTTGCCGCAACCAGAGGTTGTCGCGGCGTTCATGCGCGACAGTTGGGTGCCTATCGACGTAGCGTTTCTGGACGAAGACGGCCAGGTGCTTGTTACGTACACCATGCCACCGGAACCGCCACGTCGATCAGGAGAAGGCGACGCCGAGTACGAAGCGCGGTTGCCGCGTTATTCGAGTCGCTTTCCGGTGCTTTTTGTGCTGGAAACAGCCGGGGGCCGGCTCGCTGAACTCAGCGGAGCCCCCGGCCACAGCCTGC
- a CDS encoding group 1 truncated hemoglobin: MLALSLALGLMGYSSAQAADDALFQGKLGGIAALVDGYLEICANDSRVGPVFADSDIPHLREKLAEQICVLSGGPCEYTGDPMDVVHGGLNITEAQFNAGVENLQEAMARLNFPEATQNRLLARLAPLRREIIYR, translated from the coding sequence ATGTTAGCCCTATCGCTGGCACTTGGGCTGATGGGTTACTCATCAGCCCAAGCGGCGGATGATGCTCTCTTCCAGGGCAAACTAGGCGGTATAGCGGCGCTGGTGGATGGCTATCTCGAAATATGCGCGAACGATAGTCGCGTGGGGCCGGTCTTCGCCGACAGCGACATACCGCACCTTCGCGAGAAGCTCGCCGAGCAAATCTGCGTGCTAAGCGGCGGCCCGTGCGAATACACGGGCGATCCTATGGACGTCGTGCACGGGGGCCTGAACATCACTGAGGCTCAGTTCAACGCCGGAGTGGAGAACCTGCAGGAGGCGATGGCGCGCCTCAATTTTCCTGAAGCCACTCAAAATCGTCTGCTCGCCAGGCTTGCTCCGTTACGCCGAGAGATTATTTATCGTTAA
- a CDS encoding EAL domain-containing protein — MHYQPKIELGARAVTHVEALMRWRHPRYGMIRPDEFIPLGEQSGHIRALTYWLLDTVVRECSMWRREGIDVGVAINISVTDLTTLDLPLIVEGRLREYGLDPVHLTLEVTESMVMRDATNIILMLERLDKCGVRLSIDDFGTGYSSLSHLKRLPVHELKIDKSFVLDLMNSPSDAVIVKSTIDLGHNMGLRVVAEGVESEESLKLLQSYRCDMAQGFHISKPLPLTEFIAWFKQYEQIRVSSAPPAAEMPRRKVM; from the coding sequence GTGCATTACCAGCCCAAGATCGAGCTCGGCGCGCGTGCGGTCACGCATGTGGAGGCGCTAATGCGCTGGCGACATCCGCGCTACGGCATGATACGGCCGGACGAGTTTATCCCGCTGGGCGAGCAGTCCGGACATATCCGTGCATTGACCTATTGGCTGCTGGATACGGTAGTGAGGGAATGCAGCATGTGGCGGCGCGAAGGCATCGATGTGGGCGTGGCGATCAATATCTCCGTCACGGACCTGACCACCCTGGATCTGCCCTTGATCGTGGAGGGGCGGTTGCGGGAATATGGTCTCGATCCCGTACACCTGACCCTGGAAGTTACCGAAAGCATGGTCATGCGCGACGCGACCAATATTATCCTCATGCTGGAACGCCTGGATAAATGTGGCGTGCGGCTGTCGATCGACGATTTCGGCACCGGTTATTCCTCGCTTTCGCACCTCAAACGCTTGCCGGTACATGAACTGAAGATCGACAAGTCCTTCGTGCTGGATCTGATGAACAGCCCCAGCGATGCTGTGATCGTCAAATCCACCATCGATCTGGGACACAACATGGGGCTGCGCGTGGTGGCCGAGGGCGTGGAAAGCGAGGAATCCCTGAAGTTGCTGCAGAGTTACCGCTGTGACATGGCGCAGGGATTCCACATCAGCAAACCACTGCCGCTGACCGAGTTTATCGCGTGGTTCAAGCAATACGAACAAATACGGGTTTCCAGCGCGCCGCCCGCCGCGGAGATGCCGCGCAGAAAAGTCATGTGA
- a CDS encoding GGDEF domain-containing protein gives MQIPLEHGGPFRALGKRLALISLLALGVALVAAFILAHGIARPLSRLVAATQRIAQGDYRHKVEIQRKDELGALATSMNTMQSAIAEREGKIAHQAFHDTLTGLPNRALAHDRLQSAIEHARRNGNAVGVVMIDVDRFKEINDTLGHHTGDQLLIEVGRRLRATVRASDTVARLGGDEFLTLVVGQKLEAALLVGAKLKAAMAEPMKLGTVEVMTEISIPCIPIMATMRKPCCVARISQCTKARRRVNRRPLISRAARKSTCTGWRWSTICAARRPTTNWSCITSPRSSSARVRSRMWRR, from the coding sequence TTGCAAATTCCGCTTGAGCACGGTGGGCCGTTTCGCGCCCTTGGCAAACGGCTGGCCCTGATTTCGTTGCTGGCGCTGGGTGTTGCGCTGGTTGCGGCCTTCATTTTGGCGCATGGCATAGCACGACCGCTGAGTCGGCTGGTCGCCGCCACGCAGCGGATCGCACAGGGCGATTATCGGCACAAGGTCGAGATCCAGCGCAAGGATGAGCTGGGGGCCCTGGCGACCTCGATGAATACGATGCAGAGCGCTATTGCCGAACGCGAAGGCAAGATCGCCCATCAGGCGTTTCACGACACGCTTACCGGCCTGCCGAATCGCGCGCTGGCCCATGACCGCCTGCAATCGGCTATTGAGCACGCGCGCCGCAATGGCAACGCGGTGGGTGTGGTGATGATAGATGTGGATCGTTTTAAGGAGATCAACGACACGCTCGGGCATCACACCGGCGATCAGTTGCTTATCGAGGTGGGTCGGCGCCTGCGCGCCACGGTGCGCGCCAGCGATACGGTGGCGCGGCTGGGCGGCGACGAGTTTCTCACTCTGGTGGTCGGCCAGAAGCTGGAAGCGGCCCTGCTCGTGGGCGCGAAACTGAAAGCGGCCATGGCCGAGCCCATGAAACTCGGCACGGTTGAAGTGATGACGGAAATCAGTATTCCGTGTATCCCGATCATGGCGACGATGCGGAAGCCTTGCTGCGTCGCGCGGATATCGCAATGTACGAAGGCAAGACGACGCGTCAATCGCCGACCGCTTATAAGCCGGGCCGCGAGGAAGAGCACCTGCACCGGTTGGCGCTGGTCAACGATCTGCGCCGCGCGGCGCCCAACAACGAACTGGTCGTGCATTACCAGCCCAAGATCGAGCTCGGCGCGCGTGCGGTCACGCATGTGGAGGCGCTAA
- a CDS encoding methylamine utilization protein — protein sequence MVVFECKAAGDFVARVTDTQGVSTANAVVSLHALNFTPPPAADAPRAFMDQRNRRFDPHVLPVWTGTLVNFPNSDEIHHSVYSFSAPKRFKLPLYKDMPAEPLMFDQSGVVTLGCNIHDWMLGYIYVTDTPYFGITDAQGTTRVDALPAGRYEVRLWHSHGETRTSQVSETVQVNDAAEVERNYRLELRAASQDMQPAPSTNSVEDKFGRWSN from the coding sequence CTGGTCGTGTTTGAATGCAAGGCCGCGGGCGATTTTGTCGCGCGCGTAACGGATACACAGGGCGTGTCCACGGCAAATGCGGTGGTGTCGCTGCACGCGCTGAACTTTACGCCACCGCCCGCGGCGGATGCGCCGAGAGCCTTTATGGATCAGCGCAACCGGCGTTTCGATCCGCACGTATTGCCGGTGTGGACCGGCACACTGGTGAATTTCCCCAACAGCGATGAAATCCACCACAGCGTCTACTCGTTCTCTGCGCCCAAGCGCTTCAAATTGCCGCTGTACAAAGATATGCCCGCCGAACCGTTGATGTTCGACCAGTCGGGCGTTGTAACGCTGGGTTGCAATATCCACGACTGGATGCTGGGTTACATCTATGTCACCGACACGCCCTATTTCGGCATAACCGATGCGCAGGGCACTACCCGTGTCGATGCACTGCCGGCCGGCCGTTACGAAGTCCGTTTATGGCATTCGCATGGCGAAACGCGCACGTCGCAAGTCAGCGAAACGGTGCAAGTCAACGACGCCGCCGAAGTCGAGCGCAATTACCGGCTGGAACTGCGCGCCGCGTCTCAGGACATGCAGCCCGCGCCGTCCACCAATTCCGTCGAAGACAAGTTCGGGCGCTGGAGCAATTGA